From one Marmota flaviventris isolate mMarFla1 chromosome 1, mMarFla1.hap1, whole genome shotgun sequence genomic stretch:
- the Vps33a gene encoding vacuolar protein sorting-associated protein 33A, with amino-acid sequence MAAHLSYGRVNLNVLREAVRRELREFLDKCAGSKAIVWDEYLTGPFGLIAQYSLLKEHEVEKMFTLKGSRLPAADVKNIIFFVRPRLELMDIIAENVLSEDRRGPVRDFHILFVPRRSLLCEQRLKDLGVLGSFIHREEYSLDLIPFDGDLLSMESEGAFKECYLEGDQTSLYHAAKGLMTLQALYGTIPQIFGKGECARQVANMMIRMKREFTGSQNSIFPVFDNLLLLDRNVDLLTPLATQLTYEGLIDEIYGIQNSYVKLPPEKFAPKKQGDSGKDLPTEAKKLQLNSAEELYAEIRDKNFNAVGSVLSKKAKIISAAFEERHNAKTVGEIKQFVSQLPHMQAARGSLANHTSIAELIKDVTTSEDFFDKLTVEQEFMSGIDTDKVNNYIEDCIAQKHPLTKVLRLLCLQSVCNSGLKQKVLDYYKREILQTYGYEHILTLYNLEKAGLLKPQTGGRNNYPTIRKTLRLWMDDVNEQNPTDISYVYSGYAPLSVRLAQLLSRPGWRSIEEVLRILPGPHFEERQPLPTGLQKKRQPGENRVTLIFFLGGVTFAEIAALRFLSQLEDGGTEYVIATTKLMNGTSWIEALMEKPF; translated from the exons ATGGCGGCGCACCTGTCCTACGGACGAGTGAACCTGAACGTGCTGCGCGAGGCGGTGCGTCGCGAGCTGCGCGAGTTCCTGGACAAGTGCGCGGGAAGCAAG GCAATAGTTTGGGATGAGTACCTAACAGGACCCTTTGGCCTGATTGCACAGTATTCACTACTGAAG GAACATGAAGTGGAAAAAATGTTTACACTTAAAGGAAGTCGTTTGCCAGCAGCAGATGTcaagaatattatattttttgtcAGACCCAGGCTAGAATTGATGGATATAATCGCTGAAAATGTGCTCAG TGAAGACAGACGTGGCCCAGTGAGAGATTTCCACATTTTGTTTGTGCCCCGCCGTAGCTTGCTGTGTGAACAGCGGTTGAAGGACCTTGGTGTTTTGGGATCCTTTATCCACAGAGAGGAGTACAGTTTAGATCTCATTCCATTTGATGGAGATCTCTTGTCCATGGAATCAGAGGGTGCATTCAAA GAGTGCTACCTAGAGGGTGACCAGACAAGCCTGTATCATGCTGCGAAGGGGCTGATGACACTGCAGGCTCTGTATGGAACAATCCCCCAGATCTTTGGGAAAGGAGAGTGTGCTCGG CAAGTTGCCAATATGATGATCAGGATGAAGAGAGAGTTTACAGGAAGCCAAAATTCAATATTTCCTGTTTTTGACAACCTCTTATTGCTTGATCGAAATGTGGATTTATTAACACCTCTTGCCACTCAGCTTACATATGAAGGACTCATTGATGAAATCTATGGCATTCAGAACA GTTATGTGAAATTACCCCCAGAGAAATTTGCACCTAAGAAGCAGGGTGACAGTGGGAAGGACCTCCCCACAGAAGCAAAGAAGCTGCAGCTGAATTCTGCAGAGGAGCTCTATGCTGAGATCCGAGATAAGAATTTCAATGCGGTGGGCTCCGTGCTCAGCAAGAAGGCAAAGATCATCTCTGCTGCCTTCGAG GAAAGGCACAACGCCAAGACTGTGGGGGAAATTAAGCAGTTTGTTTCCCAGTTGCCCCACATGCAGGCAGCAAGGGGCTCACTTGCAAATCATACCTCGATTGCAGAGTTGATCAAAGACGTCACTA CTTCTGAAGACTTCTTTGATAAATTAACAGTGGAACAAGAGTTTATGTCTGGAATAGACACTGACAAG GTCAACAATTACATAGAGGATTGCATCGCCCAAAAGCATCCACTGACCAAGGTCTTAAGGCTGCTGTGCCTCCAGTCAGTGTGCAATAGTGGACTCAAACAAAAAGTCTTGGATTACTACAAAAGAGAAATTCTCCAG ACCTATGGCTATGAGCACATACTGACCTTGTACAACCTAGAGAAGGCCGGCCTGCTAAAGCCACAGACAGGGGGCAGAAACAACTACCCAACAATTCGGAAAACATTACGCCTCTGGATGGATGATGTTAACGAACAA aaTCCTACAGACATATCCTATGTGTACAGTGGTTATGCCCCCCTCAGTGTGCGACTGGCTCAGCTGCTTTCCAGGCCTGGCTGGCGGAGTATCGAGGAGGTTCTTCGCATCCTCCCAGGCCCCCACTTTGAAGAACGGCAGCCACTGCCCACAGGGCTTCAAAAAAAAC GTCAACCAGGAGAAAACCGAGTTACTCTAATATTTTTCCTCGGGGGTGTAACCTTTGCTGAAATTGCTGCCCTAAGGTTTCTCTCCCAGTTGGAAGATGGAGGTACAGAGTATGTAATTGCCACCACTAAACTAATGAATGGAACTAGCTGGATAGAGGCTCTAATGGAGAAACCTTTCTAG